From one Synechocystis sp. PCC 6803 substr. PCC-P genomic stretch:
- a CDS encoding hydantoinase B/oxoprolinase family protein, giving the protein MTKFFVDRGGTFTDIVAITKDTKLAQHSAKDRRFSVFILPTKETVILFKLLSENPELYDDAVIHGIRIILGLSSNEPIAPEKVSMVKMGTTVATNALLEQKGDPLVLVMTQGFRDGLAIAYQNRPDIFALEIKKPSLLYGPVIEAMERINAQGEILQPLDKHRIHQDLQQAYDQGIRSVAIALMHSYLYPDHELIITEIAQNIGFTQISRSSEVSPLIKYIYRGDTTVVDAYLSPLLRRYVDQVQGQLPGITVQFMQSHGGLVDGSHFQGRDSILSGPAGGIVGAVKTSQRAGFRNIITFDMGGTSTDVAHFNGTYERLWETEIAGVRLRVPSLAIHTVAAGGGSILHFDGQRYQVGPDSAGANPGPACYRRGGPLTVTDANVMVGRVQKSYFPPVFGPEGNQPLDIDIVQEKFIDLANQIAQFTAIKPIPEEVADGFLAIAVENMANAIKKISLQRGYDLESYTLCCFGGAGGQLVCRLADRLGISKIFLHPYSGVLSAYGMGLAEQRALRAMTIEQPLTADNLESLLSNYQTLETQLAETFVNSSNSNGKAENFSKSPEIRRQIDLKYRGTDTSLSLDFCPDLTSLITQFTEQHQQRYGFNQTGTPLTIAAISLEYIQPLDLPPEPCLASVVKPAQALEMVDFYGDRQWHAMPVYQRQQLAPHQVITGPAMIAEETGTIVVDLGWQAQLGQASPWEPQPCHLVLEKIVNQTKAAPDSINNKEELEVKVNTDSYETISGNQVDPVRLEIFKNLYQFIAEEMGIVLQNTASSVNIKERLDFSCAIFDANGDLVANAPHIPVHLGSMGESVKALLHDRHQQLQPGDVYLSNNPYNGGTHLPDVTVITPLFDSAGKEILFYVASRGHQADLGGITPGSMPPHSQNINQEGILFDNELLVKAGELQTQAIRNHLLNNIYPARNPEQNLADFSAQIAANQRGIMGLESMVAQYGLNTVQQYMAHVQNNAEQAVTKAIAKLKSGQFVTEMDNGIRIAVTITVNASQGTAIIDFSGTSPQGDHNFNTPKAVVQAVVLYVFRTLVQDPIPLNAGCLKPLKIIIPPGCLLDPQYPAAVVAGNVETSQAIADTLYGALGCLAASQGTMNNLTFGDGQYQYYETIAGGSGAGPSFAGCDAVQTHMTNSRLTDPEILESRFPVLLEQFAIRPHSGGAGKFPGGNGIVRQFKFLQPLSVAILANRRRVAPFGLAGGEAGAVGENWLLRRSGDKVRLDSCAQVDVAPGDRLIIKTPGGGGYGHRD; this is encoded by the coding sequence ATGACCAAATTTTTTGTGGACCGGGGCGGCACCTTTACCGATATTGTTGCCATTACCAAAGATACAAAATTAGCCCAACATTCCGCTAAAGATAGGCGATTTAGCGTATTTATCCTACCCACAAAAGAAACGGTAATTTTATTTAAATTATTATCAGAAAATCCGGAACTTTATGACGATGCAGTTATCCATGGCATCCGAATTATTTTAGGTTTATCTTCCAACGAACCCATCGCCCCAGAAAAAGTTAGCATGGTTAAAATGGGCACCACCGTAGCCACCAATGCGTTGCTGGAACAGAAAGGAGATCCCCTAGTTTTAGTGATGACCCAAGGATTTCGAGACGGGTTGGCGATCGCCTATCAAAATCGGCCGGACATTTTTGCCTTGGAGATTAAAAAGCCTAGCTTGCTCTATGGCCCGGTCATTGAAGCGATGGAAAGAATTAATGCCCAGGGAGAAATTTTACAACCCCTAGATAAGCATAGGATTCACCAGGATTTACAACAGGCCTATGACCAAGGAATTCGCAGTGTGGCGATCGCCTTAATGCACAGTTATCTTTATCCTGACCATGAATTAATTATTACTGAAATTGCCCAAAACATTGGCTTTACTCAAATTTCCCGTTCCTCTGAAGTTAGCCCCCTAATTAAATACATTTATCGTGGCGACACCACCGTTGTGGATGCCTATCTTTCCCCTTTACTGCGGCGTTACGTTGACCAAGTGCAAGGACAATTACCAGGCATAACAGTACAGTTTATGCAGTCCCATGGAGGTCTGGTGGATGGTAGTCATTTCCAGGGACGGGATAGCATTCTTTCTGGCCCAGCGGGGGGCATTGTCGGCGCTGTCAAAACCTCCCAGCGGGCAGGCTTTCGCAACATTATTACCTTTGACATGGGGGGCACTTCCACCGATGTGGCCCATTTTAACGGTACCTATGAACGATTATGGGAGACGGAAATCGCCGGGGTACGTCTGCGGGTACCAAGCTTAGCCATTCATACAGTGGCGGCAGGGGGCGGTTCCATTTTGCACTTTGACGGGCAAAGATACCAAGTAGGTCCCGATTCTGCGGGGGCTAACCCTGGGCCAGCTTGTTACCGTCGGGGCGGGCCGTTAACAGTAACCGATGCCAATGTCATGGTGGGACGGGTGCAAAAAAGCTATTTTCCCCCTGTATTTGGCCCAGAAGGAAATCAGCCCTTAGATATTGATATTGTTCAGGAAAAATTCATCGATTTGGCAAATCAAATAGCTCAATTCACTGCAATTAAACCTATACCAGAGGAAGTGGCGGATGGCTTTCTGGCGATCGCCGTAGAAAATATGGCCAATGCCATCAAAAAAATCAGTTTACAACGGGGCTACGACTTGGAAAGCTATACCCTATGCTGCTTTGGCGGGGCAGGGGGTCAGCTAGTTTGTCGATTGGCCGATCGCCTAGGTATTAGTAAGATTTTTCTTCATCCCTACAGCGGTGTCCTTTCAGCCTATGGCATGGGTTTAGCGGAGCAGCGGGCTTTGCGGGCCATGACCATTGAGCAACCTTTAACAGCGGATAATTTAGAGAGCTTACTAAGCAATTATCAAACCCTAGAAACCCAGTTAGCTGAAACTTTTGTTAATAGTTCCAACAGCAATGGTAAAGCAGAAAATTTTAGTAAATCACCGGAAATACGTCGTCAAATTGATTTGAAATATCGAGGAACTGACACTAGCTTAAGTCTTGATTTTTGCCCAGATTTAACCAGTTTAATCACTCAATTTACAGAACAACATCAACAACGCTATGGGTTTAATCAAACAGGCACTCCCCTCACCATTGCTGCTATTAGTTTAGAGTATATTCAACCTCTAGATTTGCCGCCGGAACCCTGTTTAGCTTCAGTGGTAAAACCGGCCCAAGCTTTAGAAATGGTGGATTTTTATGGCGATCGCCAATGGCATGCCATGCCTGTGTACCAACGTCAGCAGTTAGCTCCACACCAGGTAATTACCGGGCCAGCAATGATTGCGGAAGAGACTGGTACTATTGTAGTTGATCTCGGTTGGCAAGCCCAGTTGGGCCAAGCATCCCCATGGGAACCCCAACCTTGCCATTTGGTGTTGGAAAAAATAGTTAATCAAACAAAAGCTGCTCCTGATTCAATTAATAACAAAGAGGAATTGGAAGTTAAGGTAAATACTGATAGTTATGAAACTATTAGTGGGAATCAAGTCGATCCAGTGCGCCTAGAAATATTCAAAAACCTTTATCAATTTATTGCCGAAGAAATGGGCATTGTGCTGCAAAACACCGCTAGCTCAGTCAACATTAAAGAACGGCTCGATTTTTCCTGTGCCATTTTCGATGCCAATGGAGACTTGGTAGCCAACGCGCCCCACATTCCTGTGCATTTGGGTTCCATGGGGGAAAGTGTCAAAGCTCTTTTGCACGATCGCCATCAGCAATTGCAACCGGGGGATGTGTATCTCTCCAATAATCCCTACAACGGTGGCACCCATTTACCGGATGTGACAGTGATAACGCCCCTGTTTGACTCTGCGGGTAAGGAAATTTTGTTTTATGTTGCTTCCCGGGGCCACCAAGCAGATTTGGGCGGCATTACCCCCGGCTCCATGCCTCCCCACAGTCAAAATATTAACCAAGAAGGTATTTTATTTGACAATGAGTTGTTAGTTAAAGCAGGGGAATTACAAACGCAAGCAATTCGTAATCATTTGCTTAATAACATTTATCCAGCTCGCAATCCCGAACAAAATTTAGCTGACTTTTCTGCTCAAATTGCCGCCAATCAACGGGGCATAATGGGTTTAGAAAGTATGGTAGCCCAGTATGGTTTAAACACCGTTCAGCAATATATGGCCCATGTGCAAAATAATGCCGAACAAGCAGTAACCAAGGCGATCGCCAAGCTGAAATCCGGTCAATTTGTCACAGAAATGGATAACGGCATTCGCATTGCGGTAACTATCACCGTTAACGCCTCCCAAGGCACCGCCATAATCGATTTTTCCGGCACTTCTCCCCAGGGCGATCATAATTTCAATACCCCCAAAGCGGTGGTACAAGCAGTGGTTTTGTACGTTTTCCGCACCCTGGTACAGGACCCCATTCCCCTCAATGCCGGTTGCCTCAAACCGTTAAAAATTATTATTCCCCCCGGTTGCCTCCTCGATCCCCAATATCCCGCCGCCGTGGTGGCCGGTAATGTGGAAACTTCCCAGGCGATCGCCGACACGTTATACGGAGCGTTGGGTTGTTTGGCCGCCAGCCAGGGCACCATGAATAACCTCACCTTTGGAGATGGTCAATATCAATACTATGAAACCATTGCAGGAGGCAGTGGCGCTGGCCCTAGTTTTGCTGGTTGTGACGCAGTGCAAACCCACATGACTAATTCCCGCCTGACAGATCCAGAAATCTTAGAAAGTCGTTTCCCGGTGTTGTTGGAACAATTCGCCATTCGGCCCCACAGCGGTGGCGCAGGTAAATTTCCCGGTGGCAACGGCATTGTGCGCCAGTTTAAGTTCCTTCAACCTCTATCAGTAGCTATTTTGGCTAATCGGCGGCGGGTGGCACCCTTTGGGTTGGCCGGGGGAGAAGCAGGAGCCGTGGGGGAAAATTGGTTACTGCGTCGTTCTGGGGATAAGGTACGGTTAGATAGTTGCGCCCAGGTGGATGTGGCCCCTGGCGATCGCCTAATAATTAAAACACCGGGGGGCGGAGGTTATGGCCATCGAGATTGA
- a CDS encoding IS5 family transposase, whose amino-acid sequence MIIREFYSTDITDSQWQLVEPHLPKAKTGGRKRKTSLREILNAIFYMLRTGCAWRLLPHDFPKWRTVYGYFQPWHEDGTWKKLNRIFREKVRLKAGRNTHPSAGCLDSQSLKKAGTGQETGYDGGKKVNGRKRTILVDTMGLLLDVVVHGAHRSDHQGLILLATWFAPLWQCLQVIWTDSTFGGKDFIYWVEHTFGWNLNVVSKKQGQKGFEVLPRRWVVERTFAWFGRYRRLSKDYEYLPTTSETMLYVAMVHLMLQRLA is encoded by the coding sequence ATGATAATTCGAGAATTTTACAGCACGGACATCACAGATAGCCAGTGGCAATTGGTAGAACCTCATTTACCCAAAGCAAAAACTGGGGGAAGAAAACGGAAAACTAGTCTGCGGGAGATACTCAATGCTATTTTTTACATGCTCAGAACGGGGTGTGCCTGGCGACTTCTGCCCCATGATTTTCCTAAATGGCGAACGGTCTATGGTTATTTCCAGCCATGGCACGAAGATGGTACCTGGAAAAAATTAAACCGTATCTTCCGTGAGAAAGTTCGGCTCAAAGCTGGAAGAAATACTCACCCTAGTGCCGGTTGTTTAGATTCACAGTCACTTAAAAAGGCTGGAACTGGCCAAGAAACTGGCTATGACGGCGGAAAAAAGGTCAATGGTCGTAAACGTACAATCCTCGTGGATACCATGGGATTACTTCTCGATGTTGTCGTCCATGGTGCCCATCGCTCCGACCATCAGGGTCTGATTCTACTTGCTACCTGGTTTGCTCCCCTTTGGCAGTGCCTGCAAGTTATATGGACTGATAGCACCTTTGGCGGAAAGGATTTTATCTATTGGGTGGAGCATACTTTTGGTTGGAATTTGAATGTCGTCAGCAAAAAGCAGGGACAAAAAGGTTTTGAAGTCTTACCCCGCCGTTGGGTAGTCGAGCGCACCTTTGCTTGGTTTGGTCGCTATCGTCGTTTAAGCAAGGATTATGAATATTTACCTACCACCAGTGAGACCATGCTCTATGTTGCCATGGTTCATCTCATGCTTCAAAGGCTTGCTTAA
- a CDS encoding IS5 family transposase, whose amino-acid sequence MIIREFYSTDITDSQWQLVEPHLPKAKTGGRKRKTSLREILNAIFYMLRTGCAWRLLPHDFPKWRTVYGYFQPWHEDGTWKKLNRIFREKVRLKAGRNTHPSAGCLDSQSLKKAGTGQETGYDGGKKVNGRKRTILVDTMGLLLDVVVHGAHRSDHQGLILLATWFAPLWQCLQVIWTDSTFGGKDFIYWVEHTFGWNLNVVSKKQGQKGFEVLPRRWVVERTFAWFGRYRRLSKDYEYLPTTSETMLYVAMVHLMLQRLA is encoded by the coding sequence ATGATAATTCGAGAATTTTACAGCACGGACATCACAGATAGCCAGTGGCAATTGGTAGAACCCCATTTACCCAAAGCAAAAACTGGGGGAAGAAAACGGAAAACTAGTCTGCGGGAGATACTCAATGCTATTTTTTACATGCTCAGAACGGGGTGTGCCTGGCGACTTCTGCCCCATGATTTTCCTAAATGGCGAACGGTCTATGGTTATTTCCAGCCATGGCACGAAGATGGTACCTGGAAAAAATTAAATCGTATCTTCCGTGAGAAAGTTCGGCTCAAAGCTGGAAGAAATACTCACCCTAGTGCCGGTTGTTTAGATTCACAGTCACTTAAAAAGGCTGGAACTGGCCAAGAAACTGGCTATGACGGCGGAAAAAAGGTCAATGGTCGTAAACGTACAATCCTCGTGGATACCATGGGATTACTTCTCGATGTTGTCGTCCATGGTGCCCATCGCTCTGACCATCAGGGTCTGATTCTACTTGCTACCTGGTTTGCTCCCCTTTGGCAGTGCCTGCAAGTTATATGGACTGATAGCACCTTTGGCGGAAAGGATTTTATCTATTGGGTGGAGCATACTTTTGGTTGGAATTTGAATGTCGTCAGCAAAAAGCAGGGACAAAAAGGTTTTGAAGTCTTACCCCGCCGTTGGGTAGTCGAGCGCACCTTTGCTTGGTTTGGTCGCTATCGTCGTTTAAGCAAGGATTATGAATATTTACCTACCACCAGTGAGACCATGCTCTATGTTGCCATGGTTCATCTCATGCTTCAAAGGCTTGCTTAA
- a CDS encoding IS630-like element ISTcSa family transposase: MAYSLDLRQRVVAYIEAGGKITEASKIYKIGKASIYRWLNRVDLSPIKVERRHRKLDWEALKKDVEENPDARLIDRAKKFGVRPSAVYYALKKMKINRKKKELRYRERNREERVKYYRMLRELIKLYGSQAIVYIDESGFEAIQACIYAWSKKGKKVYGDRQGKRGVRENLVAGRRKGKKDLIAPMVFTGSLNAEGFEGWLKLYLLPSLDIPSILIMDNAPIHRKTAIKELAKEAGHEVLFLPKYSPDLNDIEHDFSALKRARMYAPIDTSLDEIIRSYCGV, encoded by the coding sequence ATGGCTTACAGTTTAGATTTAAGGCAAAGGGTAGTAGCTTATATAGAAGCTGGAGGAAAAATAACTGAGGCTTCCAAGATATATAAAATAGGAAAAGCCTCGATATACAGATGGTTAAATAGAGTAGATTTAAGCCCAATAAAAGTAGAGCGTCGCCATAGGAAATTAGACTGGGAAGCTCTAAAAAAAGACGTAGAAGAAAATCCCGATGCAAGATTGATAGACAGAGCCAAGAAATTTGGAGTGAGGCCGAGTGCCGTATATTACGCATTAAAGAAAATGAAAATAAACAGAAAAAAAAAAGAACTACGTTATCGAGAAAGAAACCGGGAGGAACGAGTTAAGTACTATAGAATGTTAAGAGAACTAATTAAGCTCTATGGTAGTCAAGCTATAGTTTACATAGATGAATCTGGATTCGAAGCAATCCAGGCTTGTATTTATGCCTGGTCAAAAAAAGGAAAAAAAGTTTATGGAGATAGACAAGGAAAAAGGGGAGTCAGAGAAAATCTAGTAGCAGGGAGAAGAAAAGGAAAAAAAGATTTGATTGCGCCGATGGTTTTTACCGGGAGTTTGAATGCAGAAGGCTTTGAAGGATGGTTAAAATTATATTTGCTACCCTCCCTCGACATTCCATCAATATTAATAATGGATAATGCTCCTATTCATCGTAAAACTGCCATTAAAGAATTGGCTAAAGAAGCAGGTCATGAAGTTCTTTTTTTGCCGAAATATTCTCCTGATTTAAATGATATTGAGCATGACTTTAGTGCCTTGAAACGAGCTAGAATGTACGCTCCTATTGACACGTCTCTTGATGAAATTATCCGTTCTTACTGTGGCGTTTAG
- a CDS encoding heavy metal-responsive transcriptional regulator produces MSIMLTVSEVARKLGLNPQTLYFYERIGVVDHPQRNQSGYRVYQEKDLAILSFIRHAKDLGFSLEEIADILHLQSQQSLTCDEIYHKLTSKILQLESGIKEMEKMKDDLSKILSLCCQRISNGGKHGNCCLLNEQLT; encoded by the coding sequence GTGAGCATTATGTTAACCGTCAGCGAGGTCGCTCGCAAACTGGGATTAAATCCGCAGACTCTCTATTTCTACGAACGCATAGGGGTAGTCGATCATCCCCAGCGCAACCAATCTGGTTATCGGGTTTATCAAGAGAAAGATTTGGCGATCCTGAGTTTCATTCGTCATGCCAAGGATTTGGGGTTTAGTCTGGAGGAGATTGCCGACATTCTCCACTTACAAAGTCAACAATCCCTGACTTGCGACGAAATTTATCATAAGCTCACGAGCAAAATCCTTCAGCTCGAAAGTGGAATCAAAGAAATGGAAAAAATGAAGGATGATCTATCCAAAATTCTCAGTCTTTGCTGTCAAAGAATTAGTAATGGGGGTAAACACGGTAATTGCTGTTTGTTAAATGAGCAGTTGACTTAG
- a CDS encoding DUF4334 domain-containing protein produces MAKNDLQSLLSASAMTTAEALSFYDSLEPVDLAFITGRWQGKGISTNHPMDGILEMICWYGKEFIDAETVHPLLFKNTQGEIFKLRPDPTVMALSLNFRINRYPWIAPGLRWFTSFFKTEVSQARLRMMESRGVVTATMIYDYLPINDSFKKIDDNSVFGLMDYKPIPQPFFFLLQRCVF; encoded by the coding sequence ATGGCTAAAAATGATTTGCAATCTCTCTTGTCAGCTTCCGCAATGACTACTGCCGAGGCATTGTCTTTTTATGATTCCTTGGAACCTGTGGATCTCGCTTTTATTACCGGGCGTTGGCAAGGCAAGGGAATTTCCACTAATCATCCGATGGACGGCATATTAGAGATGATCTGTTGGTACGGCAAGGAGTTTATTGATGCGGAAACAGTTCATCCTTTGTTATTTAAAAATACCCAGGGAGAAATTTTCAAGCTCAGACCAGATCCAACTGTGATGGCACTCTCCCTAAATTTTCGTATCAATCGTTATCCATGGATTGCCCCAGGACTGCGTTGGTTCACTAGTTTTTTTAAAACTGAAGTTAGCCAAGCACGTTTGCGAATGATGGAAAGCCGTGGTGTAGTTACCGCCACTATGATTTACGATTATTTACCTATTAATGACTCTTTTAAGAAAATTGATGATAACTCCGTATTTGGTTTGATGGACTATAAACCTATCCCTCAGCCTTTTTTCTTTTTGCTGCAACGGTGTGTGTTTTGA
- a CDS encoding IS630 transposase-related protein produces MKINRKKKNYVIEKETGRNELSTIEC; encoded by the coding sequence ATGAAAATAAACAGAAAAAAAAAGAACTACGTTATCGAGAAAGAAACCGGGAGGAACGAGTTAAGTACTATAGAATGTTAA
- a CDS encoding CYTH domain-containing protein: MAIEIERKFLVKDDRWRDLAQGYLYRQGYIATKDLTTVRVRTIGNRAYLTIKGKNTGMARLEFEYEIPAVDANQILTELCSPPLIEKYRYCLDYQGKTWEVDEFLGDNQGLILAEVELSQADEKISLPPWIGKEVTDDARYYNVNLTQHPYKNW; this comes from the coding sequence ATGGCCATCGAGATTGAACGTAAATTCCTGGTTAAAGATGACCGCTGGCGGGATTTAGCCCAGGGTTATTTGTACCGTCAAGGTTACATTGCGACCAAGGATTTAACCACGGTTCGAGTCCGTACCATTGGCAATCGGGCCTATCTCACTATTAAGGGTAAAAATACCGGCATGGCCCGTTTGGAATTTGAGTATGAAATTCCCGCAGTGGATGCTAATCAAATTTTGACTGAACTTTGTTCACCGCCCCTGATTGAAAAATATCGTTATTGCCTCGATTACCAAGGAAAAACCTGGGAAGTGGACGAATTTTTGGGGGATAACCAGGGTCTAATTTTGGCGGAAGTAGAATTATCCCAAGCTGACGAAAAAATAAGTTTACCCCCCTGGATTGGGAAAGAAGTCACGGATGATGCTCGCTATTACAACGTCAATTTGACTCAACATCCCTACAAAAATTGGTGA
- a CDS encoding APC family permease: MTVLTNSSSVPQLNRCLGLIQVTTQAIAVVGPTITAVINIPQVYLSSGNSSWLTYLIACLCILLVSQVLITFARQEAGTAGLATYVLQGLGVTFARLTGWLLLLAYGGFGILLLAMASQSFAILMGMAGPKLPLWFFVVVLGGLIWWLVSRDVRVSNGMMLVLESVSIIIIFWLCSVILFHHSIKFDLSEFQLTSATGNQVRSGLMIAFLSFVGFESAATLGRESLHPLKDIPKALRIATLLPGALFLVWAYVLGLGFKAAPSNILNSASPLVSLGDFLQIPTAAMVISFSASVCFLSASLGVFSALARVGLSLGKEKILPPFSTKIHPAFHTPVGSLTLGLGICILGTLVLLAMGLKPDDINDVCGTFGTLALLLVYGLVSISLLRDHYRRGILSRSILILGSVTILLLATATIAFLSGLNQGDLLNTVLIFFVLIVLGIGIIARQGADRS; the protein is encoded by the coding sequence ATGACGGTACTGACTAATTCTTCTTCTGTCCCCCAACTTAATCGCTGTTTAGGATTAATTCAGGTCACCACCCAGGCGATCGCCGTTGTAGGGCCAACCATAACCGCTGTGATCAACATTCCCCAGGTCTATCTCAGTTCCGGGAACAGTAGTTGGCTCACTTACCTGATTGCTTGTCTTTGTATTTTGTTAGTGTCCCAAGTGCTGATTACCTTTGCCAGGCAGGAAGCGGGGACAGCGGGCTTAGCCACCTATGTTTTGCAAGGTTTGGGGGTAACTTTTGCACGGTTAACGGGCTGGTTACTCTTACTGGCCTATGGCGGCTTTGGCATACTACTGCTGGCCATGGCCAGTCAAAGTTTTGCAATTCTAATGGGGATGGCCGGACCCAAACTGCCTCTGTGGTTTTTTGTTGTGGTTTTGGGAGGATTAATTTGGTGGCTAGTGTCACGGGATGTGCGAGTATCCAATGGAATGATGTTGGTGTTAGAAAGTGTTTCAATTATTATAATTTTCTGGTTATGTAGTGTTATTTTATTCCACCATAGTATTAAATTTGATTTGTCAGAATTTCAACTCACCAGCGCCACAGGCAACCAAGTACGTTCGGGCTTAATGATTGCTTTTTTGAGTTTTGTGGGATTTGAAAGTGCAGCTACCCTAGGACGTGAATCTCTCCATCCCCTCAAAGATATTCCCAAAGCTCTACGCATTGCTACTTTGCTGCCAGGGGCACTATTTTTGGTTTGGGCTTATGTTTTAGGACTGGGTTTTAAAGCGGCTCCCAGCAATATTCTCAACTCAGCCAGTCCGCTTGTTAGTCTCGGCGATTTTTTACAAATTCCGACGGCGGCGATGGTAATTAGTTTTAGCGCCTCTGTTTGTTTTTTGAGTGCAAGTTTAGGGGTATTTAGTGCTCTGGCTAGGGTTGGTTTAAGTTTAGGAAAAGAAAAAATTCTTCCTCCATTCAGCACTAAAATTCATCCTGCTTTCCACACTCCGGTGGGCTCCTTAACTTTAGGGTTAGGGATTTGTATTTTGGGTACTTTGGTTCTGCTAGCAATGGGGTTAAAACCCGATGATATTAACGATGTTTGTGGTACTTTTGGGACTTTAGCATTGCTATTGGTCTATGGTCTTGTTTCCATTTCCCTACTGCGGGATCACTATCGCCGTGGTATCCTTTCCCGTTCTATTTTAATCCTTGGTAGTGTGACAATTCTACTATTAGCAACTGCTACTATTGCTTTTTTAAGTGGGTTAAATCAAGGGGATTTGCTCAATACAGTGTTGATTTTCTTCGTTCTAATAGTTCTAGGCATTGGAATAATTGCTCGCCAAGGGGCTGACCGCTCCTGA